The following are encoded together in the Sphingomicrobium clamense genome:
- a CDS encoding recombinase family protein has translation MKKLRCAIYTRKSSDEGLDQEFNSLDAQRDACRSYIDSQRHEGWSSVRASYDDGGFSGGSMERPGLKALLADVEVGKVDIVVIYKIDRLTRSLADFARIVERFENSGVSFVSVTQSFNTKTSMGRLMLHVLLSFAQFEREVGAERVRDKIAASKAKGMWMGGVVPLGFDVEDRKLVINEEEAGSVQLLMAKFAELQSVPALLDWAREKGLKTKQRMRKGKPSGGTAFTYGALRCLLSNRLYAGQVKHKGKVYEGLHDAIVERPLFEKVQAILATRCSEAMCGPKLRSNSMLQGLIKDHLDRPMGPVHTVRNGQRHRYYVTHPKGVATGDPAPLRMPADKLEALCGKLLAEHWNSKVGSIDDAEAVQTPAELLLKGTAEERRKLFLHHVLKVLIGDGKLMLTLNDGSRLERTVKKLRHGNDAQLIVSEPEQSVGAAADPQLVKLMQDAYQARELALTKPMTPIDKLAKKFGRSTERFKRLVRLSYLSPEIVSAIIEGRAATALKARDIQNLNGIPLSWIEQEQIFLG, from the coding sequence AGACGCGTGTCGGTCGTACATTGACAGCCAGCGTCACGAGGGATGGAGCTCGGTGCGAGCGAGCTATGACGACGGTGGCTTTTCGGGCGGCAGCATGGAGCGCCCTGGTCTCAAGGCGCTGCTTGCCGACGTCGAGGTCGGCAAGGTCGATATCGTGGTCATCTACAAGATTGACCGCCTGACCCGCAGCCTTGCCGATTTTGCGCGGATCGTCGAGCGTTTCGAGAATTCGGGCGTATCGTTTGTAAGTGTTACCCAGTCGTTCAACACCAAGACCAGCATGGGCAGGCTGATGCTCCACGTTCTGCTGTCTTTTGCCCAGTTCGAGCGAGAGGTCGGAGCGGAGCGAGTGCGAGACAAGATTGCCGCGTCCAAGGCGAAGGGCATGTGGATGGGAGGAGTGGTACCGCTCGGGTTCGATGTCGAGGATCGAAAGCTCGTCATCAACGAGGAGGAAGCGGGCAGCGTCCAGTTGCTCATGGCAAAGTTTGCCGAACTGCAGTCTGTCCCCGCGTTGCTCGATTGGGCACGTGAGAAAGGGCTCAAGACGAAGCAGCGAATGCGCAAAGGCAAGCCCAGTGGCGGGACTGCGTTCACTTATGGGGCGTTGCGCTGCCTCTTATCCAACCGACTTTACGCCGGGCAGGTCAAGCACAAGGGCAAAGTCTATGAAGGGCTCCACGACGCAATCGTAGAGCGACCATTGTTCGAGAAGGTTCAGGCGATCCTCGCGACGCGTTGTTCGGAGGCCATGTGCGGTCCCAAGCTGCGGTCGAACAGCATGCTTCAGGGCCTGATCAAAGATCATCTCGATCGGCCAATGGGTCCGGTACACACGGTGCGAAATGGCCAACGCCATCGCTATTACGTCACGCATCCGAAAGGCGTCGCCACAGGCGACCCTGCACCACTCCGCATGCCAGCGGACAAACTGGAAGCGCTATGCGGCAAGCTCCTCGCTGAACACTGGAACAGTAAAGTCGGAAGCATCGATGACGCCGAAGCCGTCCAGACCCCGGCAGAATTGTTGCTAAAAGGCACAGCCGAAGAACGTCGCAAGCTCTTTCTACACCATGTCCTGAAGGTCCTCATCGGTGATGGCAAACTTATGCTCACGCTCAATGACGGCTCGAGGCTCGAACGGACGGTCAAGAAACTGCGGCACGGCAACGATGCCCAATTGATTGTTAGCGAGCCGGAGCAGTCAGTAGGGGCGGCCGCGGACCCGCAACTCGTCAAGCTTATGCAGGATGCCTACCAGGCTCGCGAACTGGCACTAACGAAGCCAATGACCCCGATCGACAAGCTTGCCAAAAAGTTCGGACGGTCGACCGAACGTTTCAAGAGACTCGTTCGGCTGAGCTACCTGTCGCCAGAAATAGTATCTGCGATCATTGAGGGGCGCGCTGCGACGGCATTGAAAGCTCGCGACATTCAGAACCTGAATGGCATTCCGCTCAGCTGGATTGAGCAAGAACAAATCTTTCTCGGCTGA
- the recJ gene encoding single-stranded-DNA-specific exonuclease RecJ, whose protein sequence is MSAPFEAATSLTGLPWEWRYRGGDDLSRDLVDQLLLARGVAEEDLPRERDPRIRDFLPDPSVFADMDKAAKRVADAIENDETIAVFGDYDVDGATSAALLTHLFRRLGIEPMIYIPDRLLEGYGPSAEALVKLKEQGADLAITVDCGAQGFEALQAAADAGLEVIVCDHHQCATDLPVAHALINPNRLDESDEGAAHGHLAAVGMAFLLGVALLRELRARGRFVGDRPEPQIIDLLDLVALGTVADVARLRTLNRAFVTQGLKVMAQGRNTGLVALAQASRLTRAPVSRDLGFALGPRINAGGRVGQADLGVRLLTTDDPDEAQRIAAELDRFNEERRAIEAAVQEQAMEAAEAQADDPVVLVAGEGWHPGVVGIVASRLKEKFHRPAFVVALDEDGTGKGSGRSISGVDLGAAVLAAKDEGHLVAGGGHAMAAGITVAPGGIDALKAYLDARLADNVEQARAGRKLIIDAMLSPGGVAGELCDQIEQAGPYGAGWPAPRMAVGPVRLHKTGIVGQGHVRTIAIGDDGRSFKAIAFRAADGALGQAMLSATPDSRFWLAGTIKRDEWTGGNAAEMHIEDIATCRP, encoded by the coding sequence ATGAGCGCGCCCTTCGAGGCTGCGACAAGCCTCACCGGACTTCCCTGGGAATGGCGCTATCGCGGCGGCGACGACCTCAGCCGCGACCTCGTCGATCAGCTGTTGCTGGCGCGTGGGGTCGCCGAGGAAGACCTGCCGCGCGAACGCGATCCGCGCATCCGCGACTTTCTCCCCGACCCCTCGGTCTTCGCCGACATGGACAAGGCGGCAAAGCGTGTCGCCGACGCCATCGAGAATGACGAGACCATCGCGGTCTTCGGCGATTATGACGTCGACGGGGCGACCTCCGCTGCGCTGCTGACGCATCTTTTCCGCCGTCTCGGCATCGAGCCGATGATCTACATTCCGGACCGTCTGCTCGAAGGCTACGGCCCTAGTGCCGAGGCGCTGGTCAAGCTCAAGGAGCAGGGCGCCGACCTCGCCATCACCGTCGATTGCGGCGCGCAGGGATTCGAGGCGCTGCAGGCCGCCGCCGATGCCGGCCTCGAAGTCATCGTGTGCGATCATCACCAATGCGCCACCGACCTCCCGGTCGCCCACGCGCTGATCAATCCCAACCGGCTCGACGAAAGCGACGAGGGCGCCGCGCACGGCCATCTCGCTGCAGTCGGCATGGCGTTCCTGCTCGGCGTGGCCCTGCTCCGCGAACTGCGCGCGCGTGGCCGTTTCGTGGGTGACCGGCCCGAGCCGCAGATCATCGACCTGCTCGATCTCGTCGCGCTGGGCACGGTGGCCGACGTCGCGCGGCTGCGCACGCTCAATCGCGCCTTCGTGACGCAGGGGCTCAAGGTGATGGCGCAGGGGCGCAATACCGGGCTCGTCGCGCTCGCGCAGGCATCGCGGCTTACGCGAGCGCCTGTCTCGCGCGATCTCGGCTTTGCGCTCGGACCGCGGATCAATGCCGGGGGGCGTGTCGGCCAGGCGGACCTCGGCGTTCGCCTCCTCACCACCGACGATCCCGACGAGGCACAGCGCATCGCTGCCGAACTCGATCGCTTCAACGAGGAACGCCGCGCCATCGAGGCGGCGGTGCAAGAACAGGCGATGGAAGCTGCCGAGGCGCAGGCCGACGATCCGGTCGTGCTGGTCGCGGGCGAAGGCTGGCACCCGGGCGTGGTTGGCATCGTCGCTAGCCGGCTCAAGGAAAAATTCCACCGCCCCGCCTTCGTCGTCGCGCTCGACGAGGACGGTACGGGCAAGGGATCGGGCCGCTCCATCTCGGGCGTCGATCTCGGTGCGGCCGTGCTTGCGGCCAAGGATGAAGGTCATCTCGTTGCCGGCGGCGGCCATGCCATGGCGGCAGGCATCACCGTCGCGCCGGGCGGCATCGACGCGCTTAAGGCCTATCTCGACGCTCGCCTCGCCGACAATGTCGAGCAGGCACGCGCGGGCCGCAAGCTGATCATCGATGCGATGCTCTCGCCCGGCGGGGTCGCGGGCGAGCTGTGCGACCAGATCGAGCAGGCCGGCCCCTACGGCGCGGGCTGGCCCGCTCCGCGCATGGCGGTTGGCCCCGTCAGGCTCCACAAGACCGGCATCGTCGGACAGGGTCACGTCCGCACCATCGCGATCGGCGATGACGGGCGCAGCTTCAAGGCCATCGCATTCCGCGCCGCCGACGGCGCGCTCGGCCAGGCCATGTTGTCGGCGACCCCCGATTCCCGCTTCTGGCTGGCCGGGACGATCAAGCGCGACGAGTGGACCGGAGGCAATGCGGCCGAGATGCATATCGAAGATATTGCAACTTGCAGGCCATAA